A DNA window from Gemmatimonadota bacterium contains the following coding sequences:
- a CDS encoding GH32 C-terminal domain-containing protein, whose translation VRANYLFRSEDLATWTYLHPFVEDDAYTLVGDDGACPYFWPIGDRHILLFFSHMSGPQYLIGDYDTERDKFVVTYGAKFNFGAYKPSGLHAPSATPDGQGGLVAIFNMNHGKPTKDWNQIMSLPRHLTVDGDDLYQEPVEALKSLREAPARFDVMTLPANQEVVLPRLEGGNTMEFEVEIDTGSSPMVEMNVLRSPNREEFTRIAFYRGRGFRGKSLLSIDTSYASIAPDVTSRAPETAPLALEEDETLKLRVFVDRSVVEVFANGRQCVSLRVYPDRPDSTGVSFRSQGVDSRVISLQAYRMKSIWT comes from the coding sequence GTGCGCGCGAACTATCTGTTTCGTTCCGAGGATCTCGCTACCTGGACTTACCTGCATCCTTTCGTCGAGGACGACGCCTACACCCTGGTGGGAGACGACGGCGCCTGTCCCTATTTCTGGCCCATCGGCGACCGCCACATCCTGCTTTTCTTCAGCCACATGAGCGGCCCCCAGTATCTGATCGGGGACTACGACACGGAAAGGGACAAGTTCGTCGTGACCTACGGCGCCAAGTTCAATTTCGGCGCGTATAAGCCCTCCGGCCTCCACGCCCCTTCGGCCACGCCGGACGGCCAGGGCGGTCTCGTCGCGATCTTCAACATGAACCACGGCAAGCCGACGAAGGACTGGAACCAGATCATGTCGCTGCCGCGACACCTGACCGTCGATGGCGACGACCTGTACCAGGAGCCGGTCGAGGCCCTGAAGTCACTGCGCGAAGCGCCGGCCCGTTTCGACGTGATGACCCTTCCGGCCAACCAGGAAGTCGTGCTGCCCCGGTTGGAGGGCGGCAACACCATGGAATTCGAGGTGGAAATCGATACCGGATCTTCGCCCATGGTGGAGATGAACGTGCTGCGGTCCCCGAACCGGGAGGAATTCACGCGCATCGCCTTCTACCGGGGCCGCGGGTTCCGGGGCAAGAGTCTCCTGTCCATCGATACTTCCTATGCGTCCATCGCGCCGGACGTCACGTCCCGCGCCCCCGAAACCGCGCCGCTGGCGCTGGAGGAAGACGAAACGCTCAAACTGCGGGTGTTCGTGGACCGAAGCGTCGTGGAGGTTTTTGCCAACGGCCGCCAGTGCGTTTCGCTGCGGGTCTACCCGGACCGGCCCGACAGCACGGGCGTGTCCTTCCGTTCCCAAGGGGTCGACAGCCGGGTCATTTCGCTCCAGGCCTACCGAATGAAGTCGATCTGGACCTGA
- a CDS encoding zinc-binding alcohol dehydrogenase, whose amino-acid sequence MYGYGGFRTVHQARHFKPLLPGLTEEAACCMDPADFALAAVRDGQVRIGERVIVFGMGAIGLFTVQLARLSGAVDVVAVDPIAHRRELALRHGATLAVDPSEVGDFGMASREWLDLGADVTIEASGSYHALNQAIRATRYAGRVVPLAFYLGDAKGLYLGEEFHFNQIDIVSARACSSPQRGLFWEEDRIFQTLIRLFRESTLHPHGLPDPVVTPDELPEAYGKVRHAPDEVIKVAVRY is encoded by the coding sequence GTGTACGGCTATGGCGGATTCAGGACGGTCCACCAGGCCCGTCATTTCAAGCCATTGCTCCCGGGGTTGACCGAGGAAGCGGCCTGCTGCATGGATCCGGCCGATTTCGCCCTGGCGGCCGTGCGGGACGGACAGGTGCGGATCGGCGAGCGGGTCATCGTCTTCGGCATGGGCGCCATCGGGCTCTTCACGGTCCAGCTGGCCCGACTGTCGGGTGCGGTCGACGTGGTGGCGGTCGATCCGATCGCGCACCGGCGTGAACTGGCCCTTCGGCACGGGGCTACCCTGGCGGTCGATCCGAGCGAGGTCGGCGACTTCGGCATGGCATCACGCGAGTGGCTCGATCTCGGCGCGGACGTCACCATCGAGGCGAGCGGAAGCTACCACGCCCTCAACCAGGCCATCCGGGCGACCCGGTACGCGGGCCGGGTGGTGCCCCTGGCGTTCTACCTGGGGGATGCGAAGGGACTGTACCTGGGCGAGGAGTTTCACTTCAACCAGATCGACATCGTCTCGGCCCGGGCGTGCAGCAGCCCGCAGCGGGGCCTGTTCTGGGAAGAGGACCGGATATTTCAGACGCTGATCCGGCTGTTCCGGGAAAGCACGCTGCATCCCCATGGCCTGCCCGACCCTGTCGTGACGCCGGACGAACTGCCCGAAGCCTATGGAAAGGTCCGGCACGCGCCGGACGAGGTGATCAAGGTGGCCGTAAGGTACTGA
- a CDS encoding ankyrin repeat domain-containing protein — translation MAVEKELTSAAWSGDLDATKTLLKEDPDAARHWQPIMTAAFTGSTEIVQLLLEHGADPNVLSRNNHRHRPLHRVLEHKKTIPKGPSHVETVRVLLEFGARVELRGGHGRMTAPCLAAVGGEIQFLPALREHIEEWDIFTSVALGEEERVQTLLDGDAALVDAVDENRWRPLNYAAASRAGRDDAAMAKRLEQIVALLLERGAEVNRPPPALTSAIGNPSMMRALLDAGAKPDPGLISALWNVDYDSVELLLSAGADIRHPAVDDTLSELVQYGTYKMARFLIDRGANVNSLDDHRGRTVLHWTAVRGAGKEFVAYLLDQGVDPSIRDRDGATALDIAKARKRKTIVSMLQERGAG, via the coding sequence ATGGCCGTGGAGAAAGAACTGACGAGTGCGGCGTGGTCCGGCGACCTGGACGCGACGAAAACCCTGTTGAAGGAAGACCCGGATGCCGCCCGGCACTGGCAGCCTATCATGACCGCCGCCTTTACGGGGAGTACGGAGATCGTGCAGCTTCTCCTGGAACACGGCGCCGACCCCAACGTGCTGAGCAGGAACAACCACCGCCACCGGCCGCTTCACCGGGTGCTGGAACACAAGAAGACGATACCCAAGGGTCCGAGCCACGTCGAGACCGTGCGCGTGCTTCTCGAGTTCGGCGCGCGCGTTGAACTCCGCGGCGGGCACGGCCGCATGACGGCGCCCTGTCTCGCCGCCGTGGGCGGGGAGATCCAGTTTCTGCCGGCGCTCCGGGAGCACATCGAAGAGTGGGACATCTTCACCAGCGTGGCGCTGGGCGAGGAGGAGCGGGTCCAGACGCTTCTCGACGGGGACGCGGCCCTGGTCGACGCGGTGGACGAGAACCGTTGGCGTCCCCTGAACTACGCCGCGGCTTCCAGGGCCGGAAGGGACGACGCCGCGATGGCGAAACGTCTCGAGCAGATCGTCGCGCTGCTCCTGGAACGGGGCGCCGAGGTCAACCGGCCTCCCCCGGCGCTGACCTCGGCCATTGGGAATCCATCCATGATGCGGGCGCTGCTGGACGCCGGGGCGAAACCCGATCCAGGCCTGATCAGCGCCCTGTGGAACGTGGACTATGATTCCGTGGAACTGCTGCTTTCGGCGGGGGCGGACATCCGGCATCCCGCGGTGGACGACACCCTGAGCGAACTGGTGCAGTACGGCACGTACAAAATGGCCCGGTTCCTGATCGACCGCGGCGCCAACGTGAACAGCCTTGACGATCACCGCGGACGCACCGTGTTGCACTGGACCGCCGTCCGGGGTGCCGGGAAGGAATTCGTCGCCTACCTGCTCGACCAGGGCGTCGACCCGTCGATCAGGGACCGGGACGGCGCTACGGCGCTGGACATCGCCAAAGCCAGGAAACGGAAGACGATTGTATCGATGTTGCAGGAAAGAGGGGCGGGATGA
- a CDS encoding GNAT family N-acetyltransferase — MIRIRRAGEDDFDAIWSIFHRVVRAADPYPYPPETDRQEAYAMWMAPPNRPYVALDGGEVAGTYYLRPNQPGQGAHVANAGFMVDPDRQGRGVGRAMGAHAVEEARREGFLAMQFNMVVSTNHRAVALWRDLGFTVTATIPDAFNHPEHGLVDAHIMYRKL; from the coding sequence ATGATTCGGATTCGCCGTGCCGGGGAGGACGACTTCGACGCGATCTGGTCCATCTTTCACCGGGTCGTGCGAGCGGCCGACCCCTATCCCTATCCACCCGAGACGGACAGGCAGGAGGCGTACGCGATGTGGATGGCGCCGCCGAACCGGCCCTACGTGGCCCTGGACGGCGGTGAGGTGGCGGGCACCTACTATCTGCGGCCCAACCAGCCGGGGCAGGGCGCCCACGTGGCCAACGCCGGGTTCATGGTCGATCCGGACCGCCAGGGCCGCGGCGTGGGACGGGCGATGGGGGCGCACGCCGTCGAAGAGGCGCGCCGCGAGGGTTTCCTGGCCATGCAGTTCAACATGGTCGTCAGCACGAACCACCGGGCCGTGGCGCTGTGGCGGGACCTGGGGTTTACGGTGACCGCTACAATACCGGACGCGTTCAATCATCCTGAACACGGCCTCGTGGATGCCCACATCATGTACCGGAAGTTGTAG
- a CDS encoding glutaminyl-peptide cyclotransferase has protein sequence MIRNVCTVLICLAGLFAFATCSEPTNSSTLPDVTPDETGSTEGTAAKAYTYEVVRSFPHDTRAFTQGLAVEGDILFESTGNYGQSTLRQVALQTGAVERIRRLSSTIFGEGLALYDGKIIQLTWKSGVGFIYDRDTFELLRSVSYPGEGWGITYDGERFIMSDGSSTLYFRDKVTFEETGRVFVRDGDGQVRNLNELEYVKGEIYANIWQEDRIARINPETGRVTGWIDLEGLLESGGSEGANGTEDVLNGIAYDAEGDRLFVTGKWWPRLFQIRLIEEQEPPR, from the coding sequence ATGATCCGGAATGTCTGCACCGTTCTGATCTGCCTGGCGGGGCTGTTTGCCTTCGCTACCTGTTCCGAGCCGACGAATTCGAGCACCCTTCCCGACGTGACGCCGGACGAGACCGGTTCCACGGAGGGGACGGCCGCAAAGGCGTATACCTACGAAGTGGTCCGTTCGTTCCCCCACGACACCCGCGCCTTCACCCAGGGCCTGGCTGTCGAGGGCGACATACTTTTCGAGAGCACCGGAAACTACGGCCAATCCACCTTGCGCCAAGTGGCGTTGCAGACCGGCGCGGTGGAACGGATCCGTCGCCTCTCGTCGACGATCTTCGGAGAAGGACTCGCCCTCTACGACGGCAAGATCATCCAGCTGACCTGGAAGTCCGGTGTAGGCTTCATCTACGACAGGGATACCTTCGAGCTGCTGCGAAGCGTTAGCTATCCCGGCGAAGGATGGGGCATAACCTACGACGGGGAGCGGTTCATCATGAGCGACGGATCGTCCACGCTGTACTTCCGCGACAAAGTGACCTTCGAAGAGACCGGCAGGGTATTCGTGCGGGACGGAGACGGCCAGGTGCGCAATCTGAACGAACTGGAGTATGTAAAGGGCGAAATCTACGCCAATATCTGGCAAGAGGACCGTATCGCCCGCATCAATCCCGAAACCGGACGGGTGACCGGGTGGATCGACCTGGAGGGGCTGCTGGAGTCAGGCGGTAGTGAAGGGGCGAACGGCACGGAAGACGTACTCAACGGCATCGCCTACGACGCCGAGGGGGACCGGCTTTTCGTCACCGGGAAATGGTGGCCCCGGCTCTTCCAGATCAGGCTCATCGAAGAACAGGAACCTCCCCGGTGA
- a CDS encoding PorV/PorQ family protein has product MKNLSYLLIAILLVFPAQRIQAGIGQAGGLFLQIAPDARSTAMGETGVAHARGALVPAWNPGGLGFLENRGASATYFKWLPYLADDLYYLHFSYVQPVEGIGTFGVSVPYLSLGEQQRVNAAGDSQGTFNSSDMAVSISYGARVNELLGVGANLKFVRSALSDEDDGVGTSFALDFGFTAHVTPRFTVAGALQNLGTEIKYVNPDQGDPLSRNLKVGAALKALEIESNSLLLAVDLNRMLLKDSGNVLNVGAEFWYQDLIALRTGYVHDSEGDVNTPTFGGGLQWKMYRIDFSYTSSSTLQDITKFTVSARF; this is encoded by the coding sequence GTGAAGAACTTAAGCTACCTGCTCATCGCGATTCTGCTGGTATTTCCAGCCCAGCGTATCCAGGCGGGTATCGGCCAGGCCGGCGGCCTGTTCCTGCAGATCGCGCCTGACGCCCGGTCCACGGCCATGGGCGAGACGGGCGTCGCCCACGCGCGGGGCGCCCTGGTGCCGGCGTGGAATCCCGGCGGCCTGGGATTCCTTGAGAACCGCGGCGCATCGGCAACCTACTTCAAATGGCTGCCCTACCTGGCGGACGACCTCTACTACCTGCATTTTTCCTATGTGCAACCCGTAGAAGGTATTGGAACTTTCGGCGTCAGTGTGCCCTATCTTTCGCTGGGGGAACAACAGAGGGTGAACGCGGCCGGGGACAGCCAGGGCACGTTCAACAGTTCGGACATGGCGGTCTCCATTTCATACGGCGCGAGGGTCAACGAGTTGCTGGGGGTCGGCGCAAACCTGAAGTTCGTCCGAAGCGCCCTGTCGGACGAGGACGACGGGGTGGGAACGAGCTTCGCCCTGGACTTCGGCTTCACCGCCCATGTCACGCCTCGCTTCACGGTGGCCGGCGCGCTTCAGAATCTTGGAACGGAGATCAAGTACGTCAATCCGGACCAGGGGGATCCTCTGTCCCGGAACCTCAAGGTAGGCGCCGCGCTGAAAGCGCTGGAAATCGAGTCGAACAGTCTGCTGCTGGCCGTTGACCTGAACCGAATGCTGCTGAAGGACAGCGGGAACGTCCTGAACGTCGGGGCCGAATTCTGGTACCAGGATCTCATCGCGCTGCGTACCGGGTACGTGCACGACTCGGAAGGCGACGTGAACACGCCCACGTTCGGCGGCGGCCTGCAGTGGAAGATGTACCGCATCGACTTCAGCTATACCTCAAGTTCGACGCTCCAGGACATCACCAAGTTTACCGTTTCGGCCAGATTCTAA
- a CDS encoding Gfo/Idh/MocA family oxidoreductase → MSPGNIRIGLIGLGTVCEYVHYPGFSRIPGVEIAGLCEVDEGLLARRQAQWGISSGFSDVDRFLAAVRPDAVAVAVPNVYHHGIVLSAVRAGCHVLCEKPIGMTVAETVDMYESARDAGVRHMTAFTYRFVPGMRYLKHLVDEGRLGEIRHARFQRLQDWGEHSVGWRQYRRMAATGELGDMGIHRIDFAEDLLGPIRSVCASLKQVVSRDRTEDGRPCEPQDVEDWVAWIAEFESGTTGVFEMGKLTKGRGPGGNHDICELNGTNGSAAYQLHTPRAILAGPRRDTYRRRSVPKRFLALPGSPRDPKEGDPAQTFRFDQAWEFVSAIREGRDCVPSFYHGMRAQVVAEAILEAAASRRWVDVPE, encoded by the coding sequence ATGTCGCCTGGCAACATACGCATCGGGCTCATCGGGCTCGGCACGGTCTGCGAATACGTGCATTACCCGGGGTTTTCCCGCATTCCCGGGGTGGAGATCGCCGGTCTCTGCGAAGTGGATGAAGGCTTGCTGGCCCGCAGGCAGGCGCAGTGGGGCATTTCGTCGGGTTTCTCGGACGTGGACCGGTTCCTCGCCGCCGTCAGGCCGGACGCCGTGGCCGTCGCCGTGCCGAACGTGTACCACCACGGGATCGTACTGAGCGCCGTCCGGGCGGGTTGCCACGTGCTATGCGAGAAGCCGATCGGCATGACCGTCGCCGAGACCGTCGATATGTACGAGTCCGCCCGGGACGCCGGCGTCCGGCACATGACCGCCTTCACCTACCGGTTCGTGCCGGGCATGCGCTACCTGAAGCACCTGGTCGACGAAGGCCGACTCGGCGAGATACGCCACGCGCGCTTCCAGCGCCTGCAGGACTGGGGCGAGCATTCCGTGGGATGGCGCCAGTACAGGCGCATGGCGGCCACGGGGGAACTCGGGGACATGGGCATTCACCGTATCGACTTCGCCGAAGACCTGCTCGGTCCGATCAGGTCGGTATGCGCCTCGCTTAAACAGGTCGTTTCCCGGGACCGCACGGAGGACGGCAGGCCCTGCGAACCGCAGGACGTGGAGGATTGGGTCGCGTGGATCGCCGAGTTTGAATCGGGAACCACCGGCGTGTTTGAAATGGGTAAACTGACCAAGGGCCGCGGACCCGGCGGCAACCACGACATCTGCGAATTGAACGGGACCAATGGTTCCGCCGCCTACCAGCTTCATACTCCCCGCGCCATCCTGGCCGGTCCGCGCCGGGATACATACCGGCGACGCAGCGTACCGAAGCGCTTCCTCGCCCTGCCCGGCTCCCCTCGCGACCCGAAAGAGGGCGACCCGGCTCAGACCTTTCGTTTCGACCAGGCCTGGGAGTTTGTCAGCGCCATCCGAGAGGGACGGGACTGCGTGCCCTCCTTCTACCACGGCATGCGCGCCCAGGTCGTGGCAGAGGCCATCCTTGAAGCGGCGGCGTCCCGGCGGTGGGTGGACGTGCCGGAGTGA
- a CDS encoding MOSC domain-containing protein: protein MPYISSLHVYPIKSCAGHELSRAELDARGIRDDRSWVVVGDGGGMLTQREMPALALVQPTLAEGGLALSAPGMEDLPVPRMEEGDVRNVEVWGDPCDGVDQGSDAAEWFGTYLDTSCRLLYFKPDFVRPVDPDYAPRSGDQVGFADGFPLLMISEASLADLNARLPEPIRMNRFRPNVVVADCPPYAEDTWKRVRVGEVELDLVKPCGRCATTLVEQETGTPGKEPLRTLATYRRLGGPSPAFGQNAVHRSPGALEAGSAIQILDMRGPA from the coding sequence ATGCCCTACATTTCCTCCCTCCACGTCTATCCCATCAAGTCCTGCGCCGGCCACGAACTGTCGCGGGCGGAGCTCGACGCCCGGGGAATCCGCGACGACCGGTCGTGGGTCGTCGTCGGCGACGGCGGCGGGATGCTCACCCAGCGTGAAATGCCCGCCCTTGCCCTCGTACAGCCCACCCTGGCAGAAGGAGGGCTGGCCCTTTCGGCGCCGGGAATGGAGGATCTGCCGGTGCCGCGTATGGAAGAGGGTGACGTCCGAAACGTGGAAGTATGGGGAGATCCCTGCGACGGGGTCGACCAGGGAAGCGATGCCGCGGAGTGGTTCGGTACGTACCTGGATACATCCTGCCGCCTGCTGTATTTCAAACCGGATTTCGTGCGGCCCGTGGATCCGGATTATGCGCCCCGGTCCGGCGACCAGGTGGGTTTTGCGGACGGCTTTCCTCTGCTGATGATCTCGGAAGCCTCCCTGGCGGACCTGAACGCGCGGCTGCCGGAACCCATCCGCATGAACCGCTTCCGGCCCAATGTCGTCGTGGCCGACTGTCCGCCCTACGCGGAAGACACGTGGAAGCGTGTTCGCGTCGGGGAGGTGGAACTCGACCTGGTGAAACCCTGCGGCCGGTGCGCCACGACCCTGGTCGAGCAGGAGACCGGAACGCCGGGCAAGGAGCCGCTGAGAACGCTGGCGACCTACCGCAGGCTCGGTGGTCCGAGTCCGGCATTCGGCCAGAACGCCGTGCACCGGTCCCCTGGCGCGCTGGAAGCGGGCTCGGCCATTCAGATCCTCGACATGCGGGGCCCGGCTTGA
- a CDS encoding SDR family NAD(P)-dependent oxidoreductase, whose translation MDVALVTGASSGIGLAIARRLVELDYAVYGYARDHGKASFRHDRYHPVTCDVTDTRVLLESTEALLRAAGGLKILVNNAGVGYFGPHAAMAPDRIERMVQTNLIAPMVLARATLRHLERSRGYIVNIASTAALNPGSFGAAYGATKAGLHQFGQALFSEVRKSGVRVVTLYPDMTRTPFYDGTDFEPGEAPDAHITPECVADAVAQAVEQREGTVITQIVIKPQRTQIVHKRPSRNNQS comes from the coding sequence ATGGACGTAGCCCTGGTAACCGGCGCTTCCTCCGGAATCGGCCTGGCCATCGCCAGGCGCCTGGTCGAACTGGACTATGCCGTCTACGGATATGCCAGGGACCACGGGAAGGCCTCATTCCGCCACGACCGGTACCACCCGGTCACCTGCGACGTCACCGACACCCGGGTCTTGCTGGAAAGTACCGAGGCGCTGCTCAGAGCGGCCGGGGGCCTGAAGATCCTGGTCAACAACGCCGGTGTCGGTTACTTCGGTCCCCACGCTGCCATGGCGCCCGACCGGATCGAACGCATGGTGCAGACCAACCTGATCGCGCCCATGGTCCTGGCCAGGGCGACCCTGCGGCACCTGGAGAGATCGCGGGGGTACATCGTCAACATCGCCTCAACGGCGGCGCTGAACCCGGGATCCTTTGGCGCCGCCTATGGCGCGACGAAGGCCGGCCTCCACCAGTTCGGGCAGGCGCTCTTCAGCGAGGTGCGGAAGAGCGGCGTCCGGGTGGTAACCCTGTATCCCGACATGACCCGGACACCTTTCTATGACGGAACCGACTTCGAGCCCGGCGAAGCGCCCGATGCCCACATCACGCCGGAATGCGTGGCTGATGCCGTCGCCCAGGCCGTGGAGCAGCGGGAAGGGACGGTGATCACGCAGATCGTCATCAAACCGCAGCGCACGCAGATCGTCCACAAGCGTCCGTCGCGTAACAACCAATCATAA
- a CDS encoding DNA photolyase, with amino-acid sequence MRNLNGYGTSSRWGSFSHIYIEHGAADYPITRRIRDRFAKARVVEIDDYKAVFARPRQRFQPQKASMKLILAVKKDRFLYDGSGNSQNFSLEDFYYNTLMFNCVYNCDYCYLQGMYPSANIVVFVNLEDYFTATREGMRDRSNPSQPFYLCISYDTDLLAFESVVPYCRAWIEFAREEPDLLVEIRTKSAAYRTIKDLPPTDRVILAWTLSPEPVAARYEHGAAPLGQRLDAVQAAIEDGWPVRLCFDPVLAVPSWESMYGELVEEVFRRIDPAAVRDVTVGVFRMAKDHFQRMKRQRRDMPLLYDGYVQEGTTVTYPAERREAMTAFMRRRLGDHFNEEQIAAWT; translated from the coding sequence ATGCGCAATTTGAACGGCTACGGGACATCCTCTCGGTGGGGTAGTTTCTCCCACATCTACATCGAGCACGGCGCGGCCGACTACCCGATCACACGTCGCATCCGGGATCGCTTCGCGAAGGCCCGGGTGGTGGAAATCGACGACTACAAGGCGGTCTTCGCACGTCCGAGGCAGCGGTTCCAGCCGCAAAAAGCGAGCATGAAACTGATCTTGGCCGTGAAGAAGGACCGGTTCCTGTACGACGGGTCGGGGAACAGCCAGAACTTCAGCCTCGAGGATTTCTACTACAACACGCTCATGTTCAACTGCGTGTACAACTGCGACTACTGTTATCTGCAAGGCATGTACCCATCGGCGAATATCGTGGTCTTCGTGAACCTGGAGGACTATTTTACGGCGACGCGCGAGGGCATGCGCGACCGGTCGAACCCGTCGCAGCCGTTCTACCTGTGCATCTCGTACGACACCGACCTGCTCGCATTCGAATCGGTCGTGCCCTATTGCCGCGCGTGGATCGAATTCGCCCGCGAGGAGCCGGACCTGCTCGTCGAAATCCGTACCAAGAGCGCCGCGTACCGGACGATAAAGGATCTGCCGCCTACAGACCGGGTCATCCTGGCGTGGACGCTCTCCCCCGAACCGGTCGCCGCACGCTATGAGCACGGGGCGGCACCCCTCGGCCAGAGGCTGGACGCCGTTCAGGCGGCTATCGAGGACGGCTGGCCGGTCCGTCTCTGCTTCGACCCAGTCCTGGCCGTCCCGTCGTGGGAGTCTATGTACGGAGAACTGGTCGAGGAGGTCTTTCGGCGGATCGATCCGGCCGCCGTTCGTGACGTGACCGTGGGCGTCTTCCGCATGGCGAAGGACCATTTCCAGCGTATGAAGCGCCAGCGGCGGGATATGCCCCTTCTGTACGACGGATACGTACAGGAGGGGACGACCGTGACCTATCCGGCCGAACGCCGGGAGGCCATGACCGCCTTCATGCGCCGACGCCTGGGCGACCACTTCAACGAGGAGCAAATCGCCGCATGGACGTAG
- a CDS encoding amidohydrolase/deacetylase family metallohydrolase gives MSSLSGSGDRRDLLLRGGIVVDPSQDLYRVCDVAIRAGSISAVGDGLPAEGHRVVDVTGRYVFPGLVDLHAHICWGFTDIGLVPDDICPSTGVTAIVDAGSSSWPSQEAFRRNVAEPSRTRVFGFSNISSVGIPTAGTPELASLRFVDVDRSVAAVAGNRDLMTGIKVRMGRHLIGDNGIEPMRLAVEAADQADVPVMVHVGNTPCPLGGIMDLLRPGDIITHAYHGHPHGILDDHRAVWEDVIEGRSLGILMDVGHGAGSFSFDVAKAAFEQGFFPDAISTDLYTVNVNGPVFDLPTTMSKMLNLGMPLVDIVRSTTAIPATAIGRSELGTLRPGAAADVAVFELEEGDFEFSDSHGDTRRWPRRLTCVMTLLDGGIVFERKSAERQPREEAL, from the coding sequence ATGTCCTCCTTATCCGGATCCGGAGACCGCCGGGACCTGTTGCTCCGCGGCGGGATTGTGGTGGATCCGTCGCAGGATCTGTACCGGGTATGCGATGTAGCGATTCGCGCCGGTTCGATTTCGGCCGTCGGCGACGGCTTGCCCGCGGAAGGCCACCGCGTCGTCGACGTAACCGGCCGGTACGTCTTCCCCGGCCTGGTCGACCTGCACGCCCACATATGCTGGGGATTCACCGACATCGGCCTGGTTCCGGACGACATCTGTCCTTCCACCGGGGTAACGGCCATCGTAGACGCCGGCAGCTCGAGCTGGCCCAGCCAGGAGGCATTCCGACGCAACGTGGCGGAGCCATCCCGGACCCGGGTCTTCGGTTTTTCTAACATCTCCAGCGTGGGCATCCCGACGGCGGGCACGCCTGAACTGGCCAGCCTGCGGTTCGTGGACGTGGACCGGTCCGTGGCCGCCGTCGCGGGGAACCGGGACCTGATGACCGGCATCAAGGTGCGCATGGGCCGGCATCTCATCGGTGACAACGGGATCGAACCTATGCGCCTCGCCGTCGAGGCGGCGGATCAGGCGGACGTCCCCGTCATGGTCCACGTGGGCAATACGCCCTGTCCGCTGGGCGGCATCATGGATCTGCTTCGGCCGGGCGACATCATCACCCACGCCTATCACGGCCATCCCCATGGCATACTGGACGACCACCGGGCCGTTTGGGAGGACGTCATCGAGGGGCGGTCCCTGGGCATCCTGATGGACGTGGGCCACGGCGCCGGAAGCTTCAGCTTCGACGTGGCCAAGGCGGCCTTCGAACAGGGGTTCTTCCCGGACGCTATCAGCACGGACCTGTACACCGTAAACGTCAACGGACCGGTTTTCGATCTGCCGACCACCATGTCCAAGATGCTGAACCTGGGCATGCCCCTCGTGGACATCGTACGGAGTACCACCGCTATACCCGCCACCGCGATCGGGAGAAGCGAACTCGGCACGCTTCGTCCGGGTGCAGCCGCCGACGTGGCGGTCTTCGAACTGGAGGAGGGCGACTTCGAATTCAGCGATTCGCATGGAGACACCCGGAGGTGGCCCCGTCGCCTGACCTGCGTGATGACCTTGCTGGACGGAGGAATCGTATTTGAGCGGAAGTCCGCTGAACGTCAACCACGGGAAGAAGCGTTATGA